One Exiguobacterium sp. BMC-KP genomic window, GACCGTTCCGAATAATCCTGCAATGACGGTCCGTCCTTTTACAAGCATGATGGTCCGTAATGTCAAAACAGGAACGTAAATCAACTGGAGCAATAAGATGAGTAAAATCTGTCCCATGGTGTCTTTCCTCTCTGTAATAACTTCAACACATACACACTATTTCAAACTTTATTTCAAGATGCAATCTTATTTTAGATTTTCCTTATCTGTTTTTTTAAATTACTATCATAATTCAAAAATACGACAAAAAAACGTCACTCCGGTCGAGTGACGTTTGTTGATCTGTTGTTTATTTAACGCTTTGATACTGATGCTGATACGTTTGGATATCGCCCGCTCCCATGAACAGAAGCACAGCATTTTCGTGCTGACGTAGGACTGAAACATTATCGCGTGTCAGAATTGAAGCTTGCGGAATTTTCTCCTGCAAATCTTCGACTCGAACTTGCCCTTCCTGCTCACGTGCCGAACCAAAGATTTCGCATAAATATGTCACATCTGCTTCACGTAAAGATGTCGCGAAATCATCCATGAATGATTTCAAGCGTGTGTACGTATGCGGTTGGAAAATCGCGACAACTTCACGGTCCGGGTATTTCTTCCGTGCCGATTCAATCGTTGCACTGATTTCCTTTGGATGATGCGCGTAGTCATCAACTAGAATTTGCGTACCGAATTCCGACTCGCTAAAACGGCGTTTCACACCACCGAACGTTGCTAAGCGTTCAGCTACGTCCTCTTTGCTTAATCCTTCATACTGACAGATCGCAATGACAGAGAGTGCATTTAAGACATGATGACGACCGAATCCTGGGATAAGGAACGTGCCGTAGAAATCATCACGCAAATAGACATCAAATGACGTACCGTCTGGTGTTGACGTCGCATTTTCCGCGCGGAAATCATTGTTTTCTCCAAATCCATAATAGAGAACCGGTACATTCGCTTGAATGTTTTGAAGATGCTCGTCATCCCCACAAGCAACGATTGCTTGCTTGACCTGCATCGCCATCTCTTGGAATGCCGAAACGACATCATCAATTCCTGTGAAATAATCCGAATGATCGAAGTCGATATTCGTCATGATAGCGTAGTCCGGCTTGTAATATAAGAAGTGACGTTTGTATTCACATGCCTCGAAGACAAATGCCTTCGCATCCTCTACACCTGCTCCTGTACCGTCTCCGATCAAGAAAGCCGTTGGTGTGATTCCACTTAAGACGTGCGAAAGTAAACCTGTCGTCGACGTTTTTCCGTGTGAGCCTGTAATGGCGACTGAACGATATTCATTTGCTAAGTGTCCTAAGAAATCGTAATAATGATGGATGGTTAAACCAAGTTCATTTGCCCGTGCGATTTCTGGATGATCATCTCCAAAGGCATTCCCTTGGATGATGACATAGTCTTCTTTGATGTTATCCGCATTAAACGGGAAAAATGGAATTCCCTTAGCTCGTAACGCGTCTTCAGTAAAAATGTGCTTTTCGATGTCTGAACCTTGTACCTCATGATTCATCTCATGTAGTACTTGGGCGAGCGCGCTCATCCCTGTTCCTTTGATTCCAACAAAATGATACTTTGTCATATAAAAGCCCTCCAATTCACGTTCCGGTCCGTACCATCGGGCTCGGGTACAAAACCTGTACCATTATAGCAAACCGATTTATTTTTTACCATGTAAATTATTTTGTTCTCGACGTGCGCGATACATCGCCATCAAGTCTTTCGTCGTCATGACGACGTTAACAGGCGGACCGACCGGCTTTTTCACTTCCGACTGAACAGGAGCTTGCGCTTCGGCAACAGGTGTATCTGGAATCAACGTGACGTTTTCAGGTAGTTGCTCCTCAATTTCTCGATCATCGGTAAACAATTCACTTGATGTCTCCGCTGGAACAATCGATTCTTCAACGGTTTCACTAGTAAGAAGCGTTTCAATTACGGACTCTGATGCCGTCTCTGCAACGTCCGTTTCTTCTGCTTCTGATAGGTTTGGCAACTCTTCTTCGCTCACATATTCTTGATGTACTTCAGGTTCCGGTACGAGTAATTCAACGTCCGTCACCGGCACAATACCAGCATCTGCTTCCGCTTCGTCTAAGACGACGTCTGGCGCGATCATTTCTTGATCAGTCAAAGTAACCTCATCAGTAATTCCCTGTTCATCTGTATCTAAAACCTGTCCAATGGTTTTTGTTTCTTCCACAGCTTCTACCGTTTCGGGTACAGATTGTTTGGGACGTTGGAATCCATAAATCGGTGAAGGAACATCCGTCAAAACGAAGCGATCTTCACGCTCCTCTTTTTTCGGACGCTCCACCGGCTTCGTCTCACGTTCCCCCGCAAGCTCACGACGAATCCGGGCAGCCTGCTCTTTTAGTGACTGTTCATAACGATTACTCATACGTTCACCCCTCCATCTTGTTAAAAAATCGGTCGAATCATCGACCGATTGAGAATGCTTCCCCTACTACTTTTGTATCATCGAGTACAAGAATCCCTTTTTCTTGTGGTGCATCGGCAAGACCGAGTTCACGCGCTGAACAGAGCATACCGCTTGAAGGTACGCCGCGTAGCGCTGAAGGACGGATGATTAAACCGGATGGCATGACTGCGCCTGGTTTAGCAACGACGACTTTTTGACCCGTCGCTACATTTGGCGCTCCACAAACGATTTGTAAAGTTCCGTTATCTACTTCTACCTGACAGACCGATAATTTATCAGCATCCGGATGCTTCTCGCAAGAAGCAACGAATCCAACAACGAATTTCGGAGAATAATCAACGTGTTCGAGTGATAATTTGATCTCTCGTTTCGCAAGTTCTTCTTGAATACGCGTTGCGAATTCTTCCGTCAATTCAACCGGTCCTTGTGTCTCAATCGTAAATGTATTCGAAGCATCAAACAAGTTGTAACCGACGATACGATCACCATGTTTGATTGTCGCTACATCTCCTTCACGAGTCGCTGTCACTTCCGCACGCGGTGCGTCTTCCAAAATGATCATTAAGACGTCGCCGACGCCCTCTTTATTATAAAACACATTCATTCAATCCATGACTCCCTTCCGTCTTTCTCACAATGCCTATTGTATCAGATTCTTCACTCTTTCGGCTGCTTGTTTTTCGCGAGGACGAAGACCGGTTCCAGATTACCATCTTCGTATAGGAATGGCAGCGCCGTGACCGGAACACGACCATTCGAGAAGAAATCAAACATAAGCTGTTGTAAGACATCGTATCCAGCATCATTACGAATATCAGCAAAAATCAGCACGTCCTGATGCGGAATGCCGACCGCAAATTCTCCCTCGATTTGAGCTGCATAATCTGCTAGCAATGTCTTGTTCAACACACGACTCGCCTCATATCCATCACCGAGACTCAAGAAATAAAAGATATTACCCGCTACTTCATCTTGCTTAAATGGCGCTTCAAGCGACTTCACATTAAAACGGGCAGCTTCTGATAACTGTTCAGCCGTCCACTCTGCAGATGCTAGTAGCTCTTCATCAATCAAACGATAAGTAGCTCCTAAATCGAGTGCATACATGATTTTCGTTTCACCCGTGTGTGGTGTACTGACAAGCGTTTTCCCCTCTTTTGTCGTATCGGCAAACGATTTAGCACGAATGACAGGGAAGATTTTTTGTTCCTGCCCAACGAGTGAGACCTGATCCGTCTGACCGAGAACAGCACGGATATATTCAATCGTCTCTTCAACTGCGATGACACCTCTTCGTTTTGCTTTAGCGACAAGCGGATTTAATCCGACATCAACGCCTGACTTATCGTGTTTACGCTCAATCCGTAATACGGACTTTTCACGATCGAAGTACGTCGTGTAACCCTCTTCTTCAAATGTTTGCGTCATCATTCTTCGGATTTGTTGTAGTTCCATTTGAATTCACCCTTTCTATCATGAAAAAAAGCGAGTCAGCGCTCGCTTTTTTCTTAAACCGTTTCTAAAAATGCTGTCACCTGTTCTGGTGTCTTCCGCTCTTTACCAACATAACGACCCGTCTCTCCACCATCACGGAACGCGACGAAACTCGGGATTCCGAAGATGTCCATTTCCTGGGCAATTTCAATATGATCGTCGCGATCGACATAGTAAAACTCGAATCCGTTAAACGTTTGCTCGATTTCCGGCATGAACGGATCTAAGAAGCGGCAGTCCGGGCACCAGTTTGCTGAGAATAAAAAGACGGCATTTCCTTGTTTTGCCGTATCGAATTCTTGTTTTGATTGTAGTGTTTTCATGATGATTTCCTCCTTTGATTTCCCTAGAAGTCATTGTTCTCATCATAGCATATTCAATTGTGACTGTGCGTTTTCGTGCTTGGTTTGCTATACTGCAACTAGAAAACACCGAGAAAGGACTTCACTATGGCAGATCAACCAATCAAACATCCGTTCGAACGCTTCGTCGGCTTCGTTGGCATGACGAGTTGTTTACGTTACGGCTATTCCTTTATTGATTCCGAACGAAGCTTACCGGAAATCTTTTTATATTTGGTCGTCGGGTTTGCGCTTATCATTCTACTTGAAGCACTCGGGAAACGACTCGCTCGGAAATTACCGGTCGTGCGCATGCGATATCTGACACCACTTTATTTGATTTACCTTTATGTCTTTTTTACGAGCTTTTATTCGAGTTCATTCGGATTCGCTTTATGAAAAAAGCTGATTCAAAAGTCAAATGTTTGTTTGTGCACCATTCGGTCAAACAAGCATTCTTTTGAATCAGCTTTTTGTACTCAATATTCGATTTTTAAATCACCATCTTGAATCCGACCAAAGCGTCGCAGGACACGATAAATGAGATAGCTGATAATACCAGGCGCAATGAAACAGAGAACAGCAACTGCTATGTAATACTCCATTTCGAATCCCATTGTTTTTAATAACATTAACGGACCAACGAATCCACTCGTTCCCATACCAGAGCCTTCTGGATTGCTCTCAAGCATCAATAGAACAGTTGCAAATGGCGCTAATATAGCACCGGCTACAGTCGGCGGTAGAAGGATCCAAGGATTTCGAATGATATTTCCGACCTGTAACATCGATGTACCAATCCCTTGAGCAACTACGCCACCAATCCCGTTATCACGGTAACTGATGACCCCAAAACCAATCATTTGAGCTGCACATCCAATCGTCGCTGCACCAGCAGCGAGTCCATCTAAGCCAAGCATGATCCCAAGTGCGGCACTCGATATTGGCGCCGTCAAGGCAAGACCCATGACGGTAGCGATGAAGATCCCCATGAATAGCGGTTCACGTTCCGTTCCCCAGCGAATCAACTCACCAAGATCCGTCATCCCTTTTCCAATCCACTTACCCGCGTAACGTCCAGCAAAAAATCCAGCTACTAACGTGACGAACGGTGTCAACAAAATATCAAGTCGCGTCGTCTTCGAAACGAGTTTTCCGATTTCTGTTGCAAGTAACGTTGCAATATAGCTACCTGCTGGACCTCCCGCTTCGTACCCAAATGCGCCAACCGCAACTGCTGCGAATAAGATGAGTGGCGGTGCTTCAAGTGCAAACGCTACGGCAACACCGATTGCTGGTCCGGTCAAAGCAATCGCCTGCTCTCCTAGTTGAATGAGGAACTTTGCTTCGATACCCCGATCAACTAACCCTTCGCCGATCGTCCGAACAATCAATCCCATGATCAGCGAACTAAACAAACCAAGAGCCATATAACTTAATACGGTAATGAAATATACTTTAGGGCTTAGTGAAATCCCTTTTTCCTTAAACATCTTGTCACGTCCTTTTCTCAACATCGCGTATCATTATATCAAATCTCCTTTCCATCCGACTAGACTGTTTTTTCAACTGACAAGACAGATCGTGACATCGCTACATTCCCTCTAAGCAAAAATAGACGACGGATTACGCATCCGCCGTCTATTTCATGAGGAGACCATCCCCGTCCGTTATTTACTTGACTTGCAATGTTGCAAGCGTCGTCGTATCAAGATTCGTGACGAGTTTTCGCAGCAATTCCTTCGCCGCGTCATAATCATCTGTATGCATGATCGACGCATGGGTATGGATATAGCGTGCTGGTAAACCAACGACTGTCGTCGGAATCCCGTTATTCGAACGATGAATGACACCACCGTCAGTTCCGCCAGCACCGACATAGTATTGGTACGGAATTTTGTTCGATTCTGCGGTATCGAGAACGTAATCCGTCATTTCTTTCGAAAGAATCATGACGCTGTCTTTAATACGGAGCAATGGTCCTTGTCCGAGTTGACCGAACTCCGTTTTGTCTCCTGACGCATCATTAGCAGGCGAAGCGTCGACGACGAACGCTACATCAGGATCGATGAGTGCTGTTGCTGTTTGTGCACCGCGCAATCCGACTTCTTCTTGAACGGTTGCACCAGAGAATAAAATGTTCGGATGATCCGCTGCTGTTGTTTCTTCCAATAGCTCGACTGCCATTCCAACACCATAGCGATTATCCCACGCTTTTGCCATGATTTTCTTCGGATTCGCCATCGGTGTGAACGGGAAAAATGGTACAGCAGGAATACCTGGTCGTACACCAAAGGATTCCGCTTCTTCTTTTGAGTCAGCCCCGATATCGATGAACATATCTTTGATTGCCATCGGCTTATTTCGCACTTCTTCTGTTAATAAGTGTGGTGGAATCGACGCGATAACACCAGGAATGACTCCGTTGTCCGTACAGATCGAGAAGCGTTGCGCAAGCAATACTTGACTCCACCAGCCACCGAGTGGTTGGATCCGTAACATCCCGTTCTTCGTGATTTGCGTCACCATGAAGGCTACTTCGTCCATGTGTCCGGCAACCATGACTTTCGGTCCTGTCGCATCTCCTGTTCGTTTTCCGAAAATCGATCCTAGTCCATCTGTGACGATTTCATCCGTGACGGGTGTGATGCGTTCGCGAACGAACTGACGAACATCGTGTTCAAACCCTGGTGCTCCATTTAATTCTGTCAGTGTTCGAAATAACTCTCTCGTTTTTTCATTCATATGTATCGCCTCCTGATTCCCATTATACAAAAAATTGCTTCAATCACTTAACCTTTTGTTTCTCTCTGAACGAATTATTTGGTACAGTAGGAATAGAACCTGTAAGGAGGGGAATTTTAATGAAAAAACGCTATTGGATTATCGGATTGGCAG contains:
- the ytpR gene encoding YtpR family tRNA-binding protein, producing MNVFYNKEGVGDVLMIILEDAPRAEVTATREGDVATIKHGDRIVGYNLFDASNTFTIETQGPVELTEEFATRIQEELAKREIKLSLEHVDYSPKFVVGFVASCEKHPDADKLSVCQVEVDNGTLQIVCGAPNVATGQKVVVAKPGAVMPSGLIIRPSALRGVPSSGMLCSARELGLADAPQEKGILVLDDTKVVGEAFSIGR
- a CDS encoding PTS transporter subunit IIC, translating into MFKEKGISLSPKVYFITVLSYMALGLFSSLIMGLIVRTIGEGLVDRGIEAKFLIQLGEQAIALTGPAIGVAVAFALEAPPLILFAAVAVGAFGYEAGGPAGSYIATLLATEIGKLVSKTTRLDILLTPFVTLVAGFFAGRYAGKWIGKGMTDLGELIRWGTEREPLFMGIFIATVMGLALTAPISSAALGIMLGLDGLAAGAATIGCAAQMIGFGVISYRDNGIGGVVAQGIGTSMLQVGNIIRNPWILLPPTVAGAILAPFATVLLMLESNPEGSGMGTSGFVGPLMLLKTMGFEMEYYIAVAVLCFIAPGIISYLIYRVLRRFGRIQDGDLKIEY
- a CDS encoding DUF1444 domain-containing protein, whose amino-acid sequence is MELQQIRRMMTQTFEEEGYTTYFDREKSVLRIERKHDKSGVDVGLNPLVAKAKRRGVIAVEETIEYIRAVLGQTDQVSLVGQEQKIFPVIRAKSFADTTKEGKTLVSTPHTGETKIMYALDLGATYRLIDEELLASAEWTAEQLSEAARFNVKSLEAPFKQDEVAGNIFYFLSLGDGYEASRVLNKTLLADYAAQIEGEFAVGIPHQDVLIFADIRNDAGYDVLQQLMFDFFSNGRVPVTALPFLYEDGNLEPVFVLAKNKQPKE
- a CDS encoding M42 family metallopeptidase → MNEKTRELFRTLTELNGAPGFEHDVRQFVRERITPVTDEIVTDGLGSIFGKRTGDATGPKVMVAGHMDEVAFMVTQITKNGMLRIQPLGGWWSQVLLAQRFSICTDNGVIPGVIASIPPHLLTEEVRNKPMAIKDMFIDIGADSKEEAESFGVRPGIPAVPFFPFTPMANPKKIMAKAWDNRYGVGMAVELLEETTAADHPNILFSGATVQEEVGLRGAQTATALIDPDVAFVVDASPANDASGDKTEFGQLGQGPLLRIKDSVMILSKEMTDYVLDTAESNKIPYQYYVGAGGTDGGVIHRSNNGIPTTVVGLPARYIHTHASIMHTDDYDAAKELLRKLVTNLDTTTLATLQVK
- a CDS encoding thioredoxin family protein produces the protein MKTLQSKQEFDTAKQGNAVFLFSANWCPDCRFLDPFMPEIEQTFNGFEFYYVDRDDHIEIAQEMDIFGIPSFVAFRDGGETGRYVGKERKTPEQVTAFLETV
- the murC gene encoding UDP-N-acetylmuramate--L-alanine ligase, yielding MTKYHFVGIKGTGMSALAQVLHEMNHEVQGSDIEKHIFTEDALRAKGIPFFPFNADNIKEDYVIIQGNAFGDDHPEIARANELGLTIHHYYDFLGHLANEYRSVAITGSHGKTSTTGLLSHVLSGITPTAFLIGDGTGAGVEDAKAFVFEACEYKRHFLYYKPDYAIMTNIDFDHSDYFTGIDDVVSAFQEMAMQVKQAIVACGDDEHLQNIQANVPVLYYGFGENNDFRAENATSTPDGTSFDVYLRDDFYGTFLIPGFGRHHVLNALSVIAICQYEGLSKEDVAERLATFGGVKRRFSESEFGTQILVDDYAHHPKEISATIESARKKYPDREVVAIFQPHTYTRLKSFMDDFATSLREADVTYLCEIFGSAREQEGQVRVEDLQEKIPQASILTRDNVSVLRQHENAVLLFMGAGDIQTYQHQYQSVK